Below is a window of Humulus lupulus chromosome 2, drHumLupu1.1, whole genome shotgun sequence DNA.
TGTACACCCCTACCAACCACTATTTACTCTTTAATTAGAAAATAAACATTTCTTTTTCTCACTTctataaaataattcaaaatacttaaacttacaacaacaaagacaataagcttcttgtagacttttatggtcttaaaagtaaagctaaaattattattatttaaatacaattatttatttaattattttataataaaaaagttttaaattttaataatttggttatatggttaaaacaaaacaaaaccgcaccaaaccgtttatttatggtttggtttggtttggttttttagttttaatggtttggtttggtttttcattttaaaaaaaccGCATGAGCGGTTTGGTTTAAAAATTCTTCTAAACCGCACCAAACCAACCCGTGTACACCCCTACCAACCACAATTAAACCACCGAAGGAAAATATTGCTTCACTGTAAACTGGAAAAAATTTCATATTAGAATGTGAAAACGATTTAAACTATCATATAACAAATGTAACATTTTTATTACCACTCAATCTTATGGAGATTTAAGCCACAACTACAACACTAtggataggttttttttttttacttttttttcaaTATTATTTTTTTGGGTTAATGAAAAATTATCCAATGTTCCCAATAAAAAAGTTGTACTGTGGTCTGGTGAGTAATAAATTTAAGCAATTATAGGATTAGGAAGCGGTAAAAGGACATGTCACTGATTTAAAACCTTAATCATAAAGTTTTCTCAAACAAAGATCAAAAACCCAACAAGATGTGATGTCATTATtgcaaaataattatttattgtaattttatCAAACAATAATCTCTTTTCTTTTGTATAAAATTCCCTTAATTTTTACATTTTTTCACGGTAAACTAATTACATCTCAAAATATTATGTTTGTTCAAAGCTCACTGTTAACAAAATTCACTTCAAATATTGAGAAAATTGTCTTTATCTGTATTAATTTTGACAAAACTAAAGATTAATTCTAACATCTTTAAACTTTTTtagaatataattttaaaaatcaaacctttttaataattaaaaaaaagcaTTTCTTTAATAATAGTTGCTGTTATAGGTAACTGATTTACTTGTTATTTAGTTTTGGGTTTTTTTCCCATTTGGGTCCGAGTCTTACTGGGGACACTAGCCAACCGTTTCTTCTTAATCAGAATGCTGAGTAGAGCTCTATGCACTCTAAAGGAGCATAGAAAGAACAAACTATGGCCAAgctggagaagaagaagaagcaagCTATGTTCAGCTCACAGACCCCTCTCTCAAAGTCTGGACCTTTAGGCGCCATAAGGGTTGCTGCTTATTGTTTCAAAAGGCTCAAAAAACCTCTAATCCAAGAAACTGATGTCTCCTCTTCTGTTGGTTGGTCTCCTTTTCTCTTCTGTATATTTCTTCTTTAGATAAAGCTTCTGCTCTTTTGGAGTTCTATTTGTCTTTGCTGCCCTTGGTTGGCTTTTTGAAAAGAATGCGCGAAAATTCCGACAAGTTTTTTGAATTTCTTACAAGGGTTCGTCTCTTATGCCCTCAAATCTTAGAACCCAGTGTTGGAAATGTTTTTTGGCGTTGGTGTTTTGCTCTTTGTTTTTGTATATTAATCCATTTTGAGAGAATGCTGTTACTTGCTTTGAGAAATTTCTGCCTCTTTTGTTCTCTCCGTTTGTTAATCCCATATGGGTTTTTCTTCAAGCAAATTATTTAAGAGGTCATTTATCTACTTGGGTGTTCTCTATAATGGCCGTACTAGCTTATGGCCGAAGGTTCCCAACAATTTTATCTGCTATTATTAATTTTGTTTTCCCCCCCAAACTACATCTGATTTTGTCAATTTATGAAAAAACATCTCTATATCCGCTTACCCTCTTTTTCTTAGTTAGAACTAGCTTATGAATTATGAGAAGTGTTGTTGGAAAACGACATTACCTTTTTGTAAGGCGCTATTTGTTTTTAGTGGAACAGTTGATGCTATTTGAGACAACAATATTTTCTATGGTTGAAAACATTTTACCATgggaaatgaaaattttgaaaacatcTTTGTTGAAAATGTATAGATCTCTGAATATTGTTGTTGTCCTTGTTTATACCTATAATTAATAGCTGCAAAGAACTGCACCAACTGATATGGTTGTACAATTTACAGatgttgttcttattttcttctggCTTGCTTGCTttataatctttattttcatggtGTAGATTGGATTTTGCAAGACGAATTGCAAGTTGTTACATATAGGGTGTTGGGGTACCTTCTTCTTGGTATTGTTAGAATATATTCAAAGAAAGTTGAGTACTTGTTTGATGACTGCCAAGAGGTGCTTATCAGAATCAATGACTTCGTGGTTCGAACAAAAAAATGCACGCCTGAGAACGTGCAGCGCACACCTTGTTTCTCAATTACACTACCAGAGAGCTTTGCACTTGATGCTTTTAATATTGAGATCCTTGATGATACTGTTGGGTAAGTTACGAGGCTTATAGATTATGAGGAAGATGAATATCGTATGTTTTTATTTAATgatttttcttatgtaattctttctTGTATTTGCTAGAGGTAACGTGCTGCCCCAAGAAAAGATAACACTTAAAGGTATTAAAAATTGGCTGTTCAAATACTCTCTCTTTAACTTTTGTTGTTTTCCATAATTTGGTATAGTATGAAACAGATAGCTTATTGGAGAATGCTGGCATCAGGCAATATGCTTTAGACATGGTATGTCATTAAGCATTCGTTTCTCTCAAGTTATACATTTCTTAAAACATTCATCTCCCTTTTTGTTGTTACTTTCCTATGGAAGACATACTGAAATGTCATTATATTTCAGCATCTTTCTGAGGAAACTGCTAGAAGCCATAACTCCTATGTTGCTGAGTACACTCCAGCAGAAGAGTATGTTCAACTTTGAAAGAAGCTTCAAGTAGCATTTTTTACTAATTGTTTTATTTGCATTTTCGTATCTTAAAAGCTTAACTTTCTTATCTATTCTTACTGCAGTGTTTTATCATCTTTCCGGATGAATGTGCATTTAAGAAAATCTCGTATTATAGATAACTTCACTACAAGCATGGAGAAACTTCAAGAAAATAGGTTTTCTCAGGAAGAATGCATGGACTTCGAAATGTTTTATGCAGCTGAAGAAGAATCTCGAAATGCAGTTAAATTAATTGAGGAAGATCATCGGGAGGAGATAATTGACCTTGGAACATCACCATCCAAGGATGCAATGCATGGAAAAGCAAGCTCAGAAAAACTTGAGGGCTTTGGAGAAGATGATGTGAACCTTGTGAGATTTTGTGAGATTGGAGAGTATGCTGTTAACATTGCATTATCATATCAAGATGGAGAGCTTGGAGAAACAAGCATAGAAAAGCTTCTGGACTTTGGAGAAAATGATGTGAATTTTGGGAGGTCTAGTGGGATTGAGAGAGATTATGAGGTCACCATTGCATCTTTATCTCAGGATGCAGTGCATGGAGAAACAAGTACAGAAAAGCTTCAGGATTTTGGAGAAAATGCTGTTAGATCTTGTGGGGCTGAGGGAGATTATGGTGTGAACATTGCATCATCATTTCAGGATGCAATGCATGGAGAAACAAGCACAGAAAAGCTTATTTTCGAAGAAAATGTGAATCTTGTGAGAACTTATGGGATTGAGGGCAATGGTGATGTGAATATTGCATCAACATCTAAGGATGCAATGCGTGGAGGAATAAGCACAGAAAATCTTCACGAATTTGAAGAAAATGATGTAGACCATGTGAGATTATGCGGACTTGAGAGAGATCATGGTGAGAACGCTGCTTCATCATCTAAAGATGCAATGCATGGAGAAGGAAGCACAGAAAAGCTAATGGAATCTGGAGATAATGGTGTGGTCCTTGTGAGGTCAGGCAGCATAGAGGGAGAATCTACTGATCACGTTGCACAACATGGTGAAGATCTTCAAATTGGTGGGCAGGGGGAAATGGTTTCAGAAAGTGACCAGCCAGAAGGTGTAACATGCCAGATCATTAGGCAAGCACCCAGTCCAATCAATTTAGAAGCTGAAATGGAGAAACTTCGAAACAGTACTTACGCTCAAGTAGAAAGCATGGACCTTGATATGTTCTCTGGATCTAATAAACCTCAAGAATGTGATGAAGCATTTACTGAAGAGAATCATAATGATGAAGAGCAAACACTCACTGAGATGCTAGAAAAAATAAAATCTCAAAGCATAAGAGAAGGGAGTTCAACAGCTACAAAACTTAGTAGGACTCCGAAAATAAAGGTTCCAGTGGACTCAGGTTAAGATTTCTCAACATGATAAATCATGTTGTTGTTTCTAATTTCTTCAATAATCAGACAACCAGACctttcctttatttatttttccctTATAAAAGTTGGCTGAAAGTTGAAGTCTTCTGCTAATGCAGGTGCTTCTATGCCACAGTTTACACTCATTCCAACACCAGCTGCTAAAGATCGTGCACGAATTACGAGGAAAAGAAAATGTGTCATTGATGATACAATGGTGCTCCCTAACGCGTATGTTATTGTTATCCAAAACTGCATATTTTCAAGTGTTCACCATAAATATTTACATGATACTTATAATCGTGATTTTGATTTGATTTGTTTATCCTAATTCCTAATAATGCTTGCTGCATAATAGATGTGAGTGAAACACAATAATATCAATGCATTCAGAATTGCTATCGGTTGTTTGTTTaatcctttctttccaaaactcaaTACTGGCTGAACATTATCTAGTAATTGAAGGTTTGAGCTGCTTTGGTTATTGAATCCTTTTTCCATTTAATGTAATTCCTCTTTGTCAGTGGACTTGCTAAAGAGCTGATTGGTGTGTTTTTCTATGCTAAAAATACACAGGGTGCTTAAAAAAGGCATAGTGGATGCCAGTGACTTGGTTTCTAAAAGAATAAAAGTTGCTCATTCGGCCATTTCTGTCTGGAAAGCTAAATACTCTCAAATTCTCCACCATAATTTCTTTGAGCCTTTACTGCCTTGTAAGTTTATGTTCACTGTTGTTTCTGAGATTATTACTTGTGAAGAGTCTAACCATATTTTTTACAGGTGTTTCATCAGAACTGAGATCCCTCTTTTCTGAAAAGAAACTGAAGATTGTAGATTATGCTAAATCTGTAGAACCTCGAAAAGAACTGAACATTTCTGAGATACCACCTTTTTATTTATCAAACCCAGAGCAAATAGGCATTGCTCCAGAAACACCTGTTCAGCGTGCTAGATTAACAAATTCATTAAAATGCCCATTGAGCCCTGTAACTCCCAACGATCACAGAATAAGCCGTGAACCGTTGACAAAATCAATTGAGAGCCCATTGAGCCCTGGAACTCCCAAATATGATAGAGAGAGGTCTGAAGCATTGGAAGAAGGACGCTTAGAACCATTCCCTTTCGGGGATCAAGAGCTACCGTGCCCTTTAGAGAATCAAGAGCAACCGTGCCCTTTAGGGGATCAAGAGCTACCACCACGCCCTTTGGGGGATCGAGAGCTACCATACCCTTCAGGGGATCGAGAGCTACCACCATGCCCTTTAGGGGATCAAGAGCTACCACCATGTCCTTTAGGGGATCAAGAGCTACCATGCCCTTCAGGGGATCAAGAGCTACCACCATGCCCTTTAGGGGATCAAGAGCTACCACGCCCTTATGGTGATCAAGAGCTACCACCATGCCCTTTAGGGGATCAAGAGCTACCACGCCCTTTAGGTGATCAAGAGCTACCACCATGCCCTTTAGGGGATCAAGAGCTACCATGCCCTTCAGGGGATCAAGAGCTACCACCATGCCCTCTAGGGGATGAAGAGCATGATCTCAATCTGATCGATGAGGTAGTATTTATTAGACATTTATTTCTTGCCCTAGAATATGGCAGTGTTTCTTTTTGGTTTCTTACATGATATGCAGCTCATATTTAGtgtctttctctctttttctagGTGACAAATTCATGTGGAGACAATAACAATGAATTGCGTAAGAAACCATCCCTTTCAAATTTGCTATGTTACTTTATTTGATTTAATAAGTTGGTCACTTTTGATTGCACATTTTGTTTAATGAGGAATTCTTTCTTTATTCTAGATGGATGGTCCGGAAGAACAAGGTACTTTCGATAGCCATTCTTCAAGTTCTATCTTGGACATATATATCAACTTAGCCTTTTCCTTTCAAAACTATATCTAACATATTAAACTTGGTTTACAGAACAGTG
It encodes the following:
- the LOC133817109 gene encoding sister chromatid cohesion 1 protein 2-like gives rise to the protein MAKLEKKKKQAMFSSQTPLSKSGPLGAIRVAAYCFKRLKKPLIQETDVSSSVDWILQDELQVVTYRVLGYLLLGIVRIYSKKVEYLFDDCQEVLIRINDFVVRTKKCTPENVQRTPCFSITLPESFALDAFNIEILDDTVGGNVLPQEKITLKDSLLENAGIRQYALDMHLSEETARSHNSYVAEYTPAEDVLSSFRMNVHLRKSRIIDNFTTSMEKLQENRFSQEECMDFEMFYAAEEESRNAVKLIEEDHREEIIDLGTSPSKDAMHGKASSEKLEGFGEDDVNLVRFCEIGEYAVNIALSYQDGELGETSIEKLLDFGENDVNFGRSSGIERDYEVTIASLSQDAVHGETSTEKLQDFGENAVRSCGAEGDYGVNIASSFQDAMHGETSTEKLIFEENVNLVRTYGIEGNGDVNIASTSKDAMRGGISTENLHEFEENDVDHVRLCGLERDHGENAASSSKDAMHGEGSTEKLMESGDNGVVLVRSGSIEGESTDHVAQHGEDLQIGGQGEMVSESDQPEGVTCQIIRQAPSPINLEAEMEKLRNSTYAQVESMDLDMFSGSNKPQECDEAFTEENHNDEEQTLTEMLEKIKSQSIREGSSTATKLSRTPKIKVPVDSGASMPQFTLIPTPAAKDRARITRKRKCVIDDTMVLPNAVLKKGIVDASDLVSKRIKVAHSAISVWKAKYSQILHHNFFEPLLPCVSSELRSLFSEKKLKIVDYAKSVEPRKELNISEIPPFYLSNPEQIGIAPETPVQRARLTNSLKCPLSPVTPNDHRISREPLTKSIESPLSPGTPKYDRERSEALEEGRLEPFPFGDQELPCPLENQEQPCPLGDQELPPRPLGDRELPYPSGDRELPPCPLGDQELPPCPLGDQELPCPSGDQELPPCPLGDQELPRPYGDQELPPCPLGDQELPRPLGDQELPPCPLGDQELPCPSGDQELPPCPLGDEEHDLNLIDEVTNSCGDNNNELHGWSGRTRTVAEYLHRSFLNQQKGGKEEVVNLSRVVKGRTKKESARFFYEILVLNTKGYVNVKQDGAYSDILVRKPQTWPKLVEQIMFNKTN